Genomic DNA from Filimonas effusa:
GAACGCCATACCAATTGGTAATGCGCACCCCAAACCCAGGCTATAGGACCCGATGTTGTAGGTATCACAAAACTACCTACCTGAACAAGATCACCCCAGGGACTATCACCATAAAAATCGTCGCCACGCCCGTCATTTAAAGCGGGATACATACGCATATAGGTGCCATCCTGGATAAGACTGTTATAAATCGCCGTAGTGCCTGCCATTGCATCAGCTGCATCACGCCAGTACACAGTTATTGTAGGAACGTTGGGATTGACAAGATCAAGCTGCTTGTTACAACTGCCTGCCATCAGCGCTAACGGTATATAATAAAGAAACTTTTTCATATGCATTCTTTTAGCAATGGTTTAATGGATCAGAAGGAAGCCTGTACACCAAACATGATCGTACGGGGCGTAGGATAAGAACCCGCATCATAACCAGGCTCCCATACCCTCGACTGGGCATAATCAGGGTTAAAGCTCTTGTATCCCTGGAAAGTATAAACATTCTGGGCCGTAACGTATACCCGCAAACTGCTTACAGCTTTACCTGTAAATTGTTTAGGCAAAGTATAACCAAGAGAAACAGTGTTCAGCCTCAGGTAATCTCCTTTTTGTAACCAGCCTTTACGGTCCGAATCACGCCCGTTCTGGTTGGGATCGTTCGCCACCAGCCTGGAATACTCGTTGTTCGGATTCTGCGGCGTCCACCGGTTCAACGCATCTTCATGATAGTTGATATAATCTGTCGTATGCATAAGCGCACGGTAAAGCGAACTGTTTATCACAAACCCGCCGCTGCCCGATGTAAACAGGGTGAAATCAAAACCTTTATACGCCGCACTGAACGTAAGACCGAAATAATATTTAGGCAATGAATTTCCTAATGTTGTACGGTCATAAGCATCTATGATACCATCAGGCTTCCCTTCAGGACCGCTCAGGTCTTTGAACTTGAAATCGCCGGGAGCAGTAGCTGCATTCTGGAAAGGACTATTATCAATATCAGCCTGGTTCTGGAAAATACCATCAGTAACCCAGCCATAATGCTGCCCCATAGTATGTCCAACCTTGGTGATAAAACCACCAACAATACGCTGCGATTCATTGCCACCCAGCTGCAGCACCTTGTTTGAAAGGGTCGTAAAGTTGGCATTGATATCAAAAGTGAACGCACCTTTGCGTTTATGATAGCCGGCAGCAATTTCAACACCACGGTTTCTCAGTGAAGCCGCATTGGTAAGCACTGCCGTATTGGTTGAACCAACAGATCCCGGAATAGGCACATCTACCAGCAGATCGGTAGATTTGTTGTTGTAGTACTCCGCTGTAAGATCGAATTTACCGTTCAGGAATACCGCATCAAAACCAACGTTGGAAGTTGTTTTTGTTTCCCAGCGGATATTAGGGTCAACAACCGCTGTCTGCAGCCCGCCAATCACGCGGGTTCCGGCAAAACTATACACAATATTGGGGTTCAGATAAGCCTGGTATCCGTAGTTGCGGATATTCGCATTACCCAATTGTCCCCATCCCCCTCTTAATTTCAGCTCACTGATGAAAGAAGGAAGATGAATAAACTCCTCATTGCTGATCCGCCAGCCGGCCGATACACCAGGAAAATAACCATACTTGTTCTCGGGAGCAAAACGGGAAGAACCATCCCGGCGGATATTGGCTGTTAACAGGTATTTGTCGCCATAGCTATAGTTCACCCTGCCGAAAATACCGAAGAAAGTAAACTCATCTCTATAGCCACTGGTTGTTCTGTTATCGCCGTTGTCAAGCACCGGGTAATCAGGATCAACATTCTCTGAATGCGCATAACGGTTCAGCGTACTGTTCTTGGTATAACTGGTACCTGTAACTACGTTGATGGTATGTTTACCAAAGCTTTTATCGTAGGTGAGAAAATTCTCGAACAATCCATTAGTGTATACGCGTGAGTTATCATCCAAACGGCTGGTATTCTGTTTAAAGAAGAAACCCAGATCAAATACAGGCTGGTACAGAAAATCACGTGCAATGGTTTTATCATAGCTCACGTTCACCTTATATTTCAGGCTATGACCACCTGATTTTATCAGTTGCGCTTCAGCCCAGGCCACACCAAACGTACGGTCAACTTCAGTAAAGTTGGTGAACAGCTTGTTGATAGCTACTACGTTCAAAGAAATCGCCCGCTGCAGATCCGATTGGGTTCCACCATACCCCTGTGGCATCTCCGGATCATACACCTTCATCGTAGGAATATTGATCACCATATCGTTGATCAGCGGCGGACGGCCACCGGTAAGTACATCCGTGCGGTACGTGAGCGTATTTTCCTTGGAATGGGTGTAAGATATCGACTGACCGAATTTAAAGATCCCTTTCTCCTGGGTAGAATTAAAACGGGCGGTATAACGGTTATAATCAGGCCCGTTGCCAACAAAAGTCCCCTCCTGCTTGAAGTAATCGAGAGATGCATTATAGGTAACATTGGCGCCACCACCACTCAAATTCAGGTTATGGTTCATACGATGGCCAGTCTTAAGACCTTCTTTCTGCCAGTCAACATCTACATTATTGATATAACGGGGATTCTGAGGATCGTTTGCAGGTGCTACCGTCTGACCGCCATTCAGCTGCGATTCATTGTTCAGCATCTGGTATCCCACCCTGTTGGCCACAGGTATCTTCTGCGCTACCCTGTCAAGGCCATAATACCCATTGTAATCCACGCGCAGGGGCGCGTTTTTCTTGCCCTGTTTGGTAGTAATGATCACAACGCCATTGGCGCCTGTAGCACCATAAATAGCAGCAGCAGTACCGTCCTTGAGGATTTGGATGGACTCTATGTCATTAGGACTGAAATCCCGGGGCGGGTTCAGCAACATCACACCGTCTACCACGTAAAGCGGTGTCTGATCACCAAAAGAAGTAGTACCCCTTATTTTGATCACAGGCATAGCGCCGGGCTGACCGTCACTGGTAACGTTGATACCGGCTGCACGGCCCTGAAGCATCTGACCTACATCGCTTGCAGCCACTTTTTTCATCTCTTTGGGACTCACTACAGCAACAGAACCGGTAAGATCTTTCTTACGCTGGGCGCCATAACCTATCACCACCACGTCTTCCAGCGTTTCCAACCTGGAAGCGAGACTAACGGTAATATTGGTATTACCCGCTACGGTCACCTCCTTATCAGCGTAACCTATATAGCTGATGACAAGCACCTGGCCCCGGGAAGCAGCAATATTGAAATGCCCCTGGTCGTCTGTGATCACGGCCTGGGTTGTTCCTTTTATGGAAACTGTTGCAGCCGATACAGGATCCCCCTTCTCGTTTGTTACAGTACCTGAAACCCTGCTGGTTGCCTGAGCCTGTAACAATACAGGCAAGAAAAACAGGCAGGCATACAACCAGTATACCATCTTGAACCTACTTCGTTGTACAAAGGATTCTTTCATACGGCAGTTGTTTAAATTTAACTGTGAATTAGTGGCTGACCGGCAAACAAATAAATTAGATCAATAAGCAATCGCTCAGGCAACGCACCTTTATTATTTTGGCAATTATAGATGTAAAACAACGAGCTTCTTTCCATTAATGCGCGTCGTAACGTATCATTATTTCTGCAAATCATCTCAAACGGGTCTTTACTATAAGTGCATAACGCAGTAACAGAAACCGCTATCTTCGTAAAGCGGTTGCATTTCAATAATAACAGGAAAAGCCCATTGAGAAAAAAAAGATATATAAGCCTGGCGTTATCGCTTGTTATGGCAGGCATAGCTGTTGCACAGCAGTATAACTTCAGGCATTACCAGGTAGAGAACGGCCTTAGCAACAATGCAGTGATATGCATGTTGCAGGATAGCAGCCATTTTATGTGGTTTGGCACAAAAGACGGCCTTAACCGGTTCGATGGCTATCGCTTTAAGGTCTTCCGCCACCAGCCGCGCAATAACAGGAGTATAGGCAGCAACTTCATCCATTGCCTGTCCGAAGGAGCCAACGGCTTCCTCTGGGTAGGAACCGATAAAGGCATTTATCGCTACAATGCAGTATCGGAAAGCTTTGAAAAACTATCGAACCAGGTTACCGGCGTCATCTCCGATCTTAAAGCCGGCAGCAACGGCAGCTTATGGTTTATCATGAACCAGATGTTATATTGTTATCAGCCATCCAAAAATCACTTCGTATTCTTTGACCCCGCACGTTATGGCTTCTTTACCTCACTAAGCCCGCTGCCCGGTGGCAGCCTGTGTCTAAGCACACCGGACGGCCTGGTAAAACATTACGACCCGGTAACAGGAACCATGCGCTCCACAGATATGTTCTCGCATTCCCAGCCTACCAGCTCCCGCTGGATCGAACGGGTATACGCAATTGACAATACGAATATATTGATCGCCACATCAAACCAGGGAGCCAAATGGCTTAACCTCTCCGGCTCCACCTATACCGATATCCTTACCCGGGAAAACAATACCGATCTGTTTGTAAGAAATTTTCTGAAAGTATCCGATAGCACCGTCTGGATCGCATCAGAATCAGGCATCTTTGTATACAACCTGCACAATCACCAGTACGCCAACTTAAAGAAAGCATATAACAACCCCTTCTCCCTCTCCGACAACGCCGTTTATTCTTTTTGTAAAGATGAAGAAGGTGGTATCTGGGCCGGAACTTATTTCGGCGGAGCGAACTACTACCCCATGCAACGCAGCGCGTTCCAGCGAATGTTTCCTATGCCCGATCAGAATTCGCTTAGCGGCAACGTAGTACGCGAAATAACAGAAGACCGGTATGGCAATATCTGGATAGGTACGGAAGACGCAGGTTTAAACAAATTAAGCAGTAAAACAGGATTGCTAAGCAGCTACCTGCCTACCGGCAAAAAAGGCAGTATCGCCTACACCAATATCCACGGCCTGCTCGCAGATGGCGACTACTTATGGATAGGCACCTTCGAGCATGGACTCGACGTAATGGATATCCCTACCGGCAAAATCATTCATCATTATTCCAAAGGCAACCGCCCCGGCGATCTCCAGAGCAATTTTATACATTGCATCACCAAAACAAAACAGGGAGAGATCCTGCTGGGTACTACAATAGGCGCCTACCGTTTCAACAGCCATAACCATACATTCACCCCCATCACATCTATGCCCGTCAACAACTGGTACTCATATATAAAACAGGCCTCCGATGGCACCTTATGGGCGGCAACCTATGGCAATGGCATCCGCTTCTTTAATCCCGCTACAGGCCGCTCAGGCAATTTTATCTGCCGGCAGGATGCCAAAGGAACATTGCCCGACAATCGCGTCAACAGTATTTATGAAGACAGCAGAAAGCAGCTCTGGTTTGCCTCCGAGGGCGGCCTGAGTAAATGGAATGCCCGCGACAGCAGCTTCCGCAACTATACTACTGCCGACGGATTGCCCACTGATTATGTATTGAGTATCCTCGAAGATAGCAGCAGCAATATATGGATTTCAACTTCCAAAGGCCTGGCTATGCTTTCAGCCGCAACCGATAAGTTCACGGTGTATACTACCGCCAACGGCTTGCTCAGCGACCAGTTCAATTTTAACTCAGCCTACAGAAACGCCAATGGCAAAATGTATTTCGGTAGCGTAAAAGGACTCACCACCTTTCAACCCGATCTGTTTTCAGACAACCCGTTTGTCCCTCCCGTATTTATAACAGGCATTGAAGTTTTTAACCAGGAACTGGTCATCGGCGATAAAGATTCTCCTTTAAAAAAATCGATCAGTTATACCAGCAGCATCAGTCTTCCATACGATCAATCCACCATCAGCATCGATTTTGCAGCGCTGGGGTTCTCAGCGCCCGAAATGATAGCCTATGCCTACCGCATGAAAGGCCTTGACGACGACTGGGTATACTTGTCTAAAAACCGCAAAGCATTCTTTACAAGGCTCAAACCCGGCAACTATGTTTTCGAAGTAAAGGCAGCAGCCAGCAATGGCCGGTGGAGCCCCACTCCCACCCGCCTCGAGGTAGAGATCAGGCCACCCTGGTGGGCAACCAACTGGGCATACTTCATCTATATCCTCCTGGGCGCATCCGCCTTTATATACATATTACGGGCCTATCATCAATACACCGAAGCCAAGAACAAAAGAAAGTATGAACAGCTGGAAGCAGCTAAGGAAAAAGAGATCTTCACAGCCAAGATAGAATTCTTTACCAACGTAGCGCACGAAATAAAAACACCGCTATCTCTCATCAAAGGCCCGCTCGAAAAGATAATGAAAAAAGCAGAAGGTATCACCGATATCGCCAACAACCTGGGCATTATGGAACGCAATACCAACAGACTGATCGATCTTACCAACCAGCTCCTCGACTTCCGGCAAACAGAGATCAACAGCTTCAGACTAAACTTCATTCATGTTAATATATCGGAATTATTGGAAGAAACATTCAACAGCTTCCGCCCGCTGGCCGAAGAAAAAGGTTTGCGCTACCACATTCGCTACCCTTCGCAGCAGGTGTTTGCCTACATCGACACCGATGCTTTTAAAAAAATCCTTTATAACCTGTTCAGCAACGCTCTCAAATATGCAAGCCGGCAGGCTTCCATTCATTTATATGAAATAGCCGAAAACGATACTTTTTTCCGGATAACATTTCAGAACGATGGATTTACCATTCCGGTAGACATGAGGGATAAGATCTTTGAACCCTTTTTCAGAATGCAGGAAACAGCAACTGAACAAGGTACCGGTATCGGCTTAACACTGTCACGGTCGCTGGCTCAGTTACATGGCGGAGCTATTATTGTAAGCAGTAATCCGGGCGGCGGCAATGTATTTTCATTACAGTTACCTTTACAACAACAGAACGAATCATAAACCAGCATTAACAAACTAACCCGACACACATATGAAAGCGACGATATTATTGGTAGAAGATAACAAAGAGATGCTGGATTTTGTGGCCGACGACCTCTCCGAAAAGTACCAGGTCCTTAAAGCATTCAACGGCAGGCAGGCCCTTGAAATTTTAAAAGACGAAGTGGTACAAATGATCATCTCCGATGTAATGATGCCGGAAATAGACGGCTTCGAACTTTGCCGCACCATCAAAAGCAGCTTCGAATACAGCCATATTCCCGTTATCCTGCTCACCGCACGGAATACCCTGCAATCAAAGATCCAGGGACTTGAACTGGGAGCCGACGCCTACATAGAAAAACCCTTTTCACCCGAATACCTTCATGTACAAATAGCCAACCTCCTTAGCAACAGGGATAAGATCAAAGAATATTTCGCCCAATCACCGCTCATCCATATCAAAAGCATCGCGCATTCCAAATCAGATGAGCTCTTCCTCGAAAAGCTGAACGAAACCATATGCGACAACATCGAAGACGAAGAACTCGATGTTGAAAAGCTGGCCAGGATCATGGCAATGAGCCGCCCCACCCTCTACCGGAAGATCAAATCAATTTCAAACCTCACCGCCAACGAACTTATCAATATCACACGGTTAAAGAAAGCAGCAGAGTTGCTTGCAGCCGACGATTACAAGATCTATGAAGTAGCAACCATGGTAGGCTTCACCTCCCAAACAACCTTCGGACGCAGCTTCCTGAAACAGTTTGGCATGTCGCCATCGGCTTATCAGCAAAATGCAAAGGGCAATACAGCTGAAAACTAGACTGGCTGCTTTCCCGGGTCCCACAAAGCAGCCGGGCTTTATAATGTTGGCACTTTTTACCGCATTACTTCTACCCATCCGCCTACAGGCTTCATATTGATGCCATCATTGAGATAAATGACGTAATAGTAGGTACCCGTTGGCACCAGTGAGCCATTGTACTTACCATCCCATGGCTCACTATAACCTTTACTCAGGTACAACCTGGTACCCCAGCGGTTAAAGATCTCTACACGTGCATTGGGAAATTTGTTAAGCCCGGGTATGTTCCACTTATCATTGAAACCATCGCCATTGGGAGTAAACGCTGTCGGCACTCTGAACTTCAATACCGTTACTTCAACCTCATCGGAAGCACTGCATCCATAATCATTGGTAGCAGACAAAATATAGGTGGTATTCTGTGCAGGTGTCACCAACGGACGCATCTGCTCATTACCCGTAGCACTGGTCAACGGCGTCCAGGAGAATTGCTTGTAACTGCCGGACACTGTACCTTCCAGGTAAGTACCCATTCCTTCATACATCGTTTTATCCGGCCCCGCATTTACTTTGGGAGCAGGTTTTACCTGAACCGCCGTTATAGCAGAAGCCTCACACCCATCAGTAGTTGTGTAAGTATATTTAAAGGAATAAACACCTGCCGATACACCTGGCTCAAATTTACCAGCTGCTGAAATAAACGGCCCGCTGAATACGCCGGCTCCCGGCAAACCTGTTGTTTCTTTAGCCTGCAGGTAAACAGCTGCCGCATTCTGGCAAAGATCCGGCACAGATTGAATGGCTACAACAGGACTGGGTTTTACGGGCAGTGTAATACTTTCTTCTGTACTGCACCCGCTTTTTGTAACATTTACACTAGCCGTTATCTGCGAACCGGTAACCGCCGCTATCGACAATTGAGACCCGGTTGTTTTAGCGCCCATCCAGTTCCATACATAAGATGCATCAGGCAGAGAGGAACTTGCAGTAAGCAGTAAAGAAGCGTTATCACAGGCAGATCCCGAATGCTGTATGGTCACCTTCGGATAACTGTTAACTTCTACCATACTTGACGCCGGCAGCGAAACACATCCCTCTTTCGTTACAACAAGTTTGTATTCGCCCGCATTATCTGCCATTACATCTGCAATGTTAATGACAGCCTGTGTGCTGCTCAAACCTGCAGGCCCCGTCCACTTATAACTGTCGGCCCCCATATCACTCGCAGCATTCAACAACAACGATGCACCGGTACACAAACTGCTATTACCTGTAATAGTAGCTACCGGTAAACGTTTTACATGAACAGAATGACTTTCGGGAGAAGAGGCACATCCTTCCTTAACAGCCGTCAGGAAATATGCTCCTCCGTCAGCCGGTGCAGCAACTGCCACACTGTAAGCCGCGTTCGTGCCAAGCACCTTGCCGGCTGCATCGCTCCAGGAAAATGACACTCCTGGAAGATTAGCCGTTCCCGACAGATCAATCCTTTCACCTTCGCATAGCACACTCGATCCGGTGACAACAACTGAAGGCACCGGCTTTACTATTACAGACACAATCTGATCGTTACTGCATCCCGCAGCAGTGACGGTAAATGTATAGTTAACAGTAGTAGCAGCTTTTGAAGAATTCACCAGCACCTCATCTATTCCTCCTGAACCCAACACCGGCAGATCACTGATGCCCGCCCCCGGACGCCTCCAGGTAAAGCTCGCATCATCAACATTGCTCTTTGGATCATAAACGATCTTATCACCGCTACAGATCTCGGAGCGCAAAGAACCGGTCATTACAGGAGTCGGATTCACGATTATCTTATATACAGTGGCTTCACCCGCACATCCTTCCGCCATAGGCGAGATGGTTATCTCCGCTGTGATAGCTTTCGAACTGGTATTAACAGCATCAAAAGCAGGAAGCTGCGCTCCGGAACCTTTTGCCGCCAGACCTATGGAAGGGGTATTATTCACCCACTGGTAAGAAGCCGTAGCGATAGAGCTGGAGATATTGATGGCAGAACAGGTAGCGCCATTACAGATCTTGGCATCAGCAGGCATCACAACTACAGGCTTGGGAATATGCAGCACCACAGGATCAGAGCTTACGGCTGGCGCACAGTTGCCACTTACTTTACATTGGTAACGATATCCATTCATAGTGGCGGAGACATTGGTAATATTCAGCGTCGCTGCAGTAGCACCTGGAACAGTGACGAACCCTTTGCCATCATTTTTATCAACCAGCCATTGATAGTATAATTTATAGCCTTTGGCCTCAACGGAGAAAGAAGCATTCTTTCCTTCACAAAGTGTTTGACCGGCAGGTTGTTTCGTAATCACAGGCGCCGCATTCACTACAACAACCGCTGCCGCAGAAACAATACCCGATTTGCAGGTGCCACTTACCACGCAACGATACTTGTATCCATTCATGCTAAGCACTAACATAGGTACATTCAGTACATAATCTGTTTCGCCAACGACATCGGCAAACCCGGCGCCCACATCCAGTTGCCATTGATAGGTAAGACCCGAACCAACTGCGTCAACGCTGAACGAAGTTCCCCTGCCCTCACAAAGGGTAATTCCTTTAGGATCTTCATTAATAACAGGAGCAGTATATACAGTCAGGCCAACAATATCGGATGTAACGCTTTTAATGCAATCGCCACTCACCACACAGCGGTAGCGATAACCGTTCATAGATGCCGTAACACCGGTCACATTCAACACAGCGCTGTTAGCACCCGCTATAACAGTAAATGCTCCCCCATTACTTTTATCAACCTGCCACTGATAAGCTACATTGGTTCCTTTGGCGCTTACACCGAAGGAAGCATTGCCACCTTCACAAAGCGCAACTGCCTGGGGCTGTGTTAAAATAACAGTAGATGGATTTACTGTAATAGAGAACTGTTTCGCCACACCTTCACATTTGTAGGCTTCAGGAACTACCGAAATCGTTCCTGCAATAGCAGCAGCACTAACATTCGTTGCTTTAAACGAAGCAATGTTTCCTGTACCACCTGCAGCCAGCCCGATATTAGTATTGTCATTTTCCCATTTAAACGTAGCGGCAGCTACATTACTCTTCATTTCAAGTAAGCTGGTAGCAGTATTGTCGCAGATGGCAAAGCTGGCAGGTACTGTAACATCAGGCACCGGGTTTACAACGATCGTAAATGACTCGGATTTGCCATTACAGCCGTTGGCAAACGGAGTTACCGTTATCAGGGCAGTAAGTGGGGCATTGGTTGTATTCACCGCTTTAAACGCAGCAATATCACCCGTTCCCGATGCCGGCAGGCCAATTTCAGGAGTAGTATTCGTCCAGTTATAAGTAGTGGCGGTGCCGGCAACGGGCGTCCCGGAGAATACAACAGCTACAGTATTACTGTTGGCGCATATCTCCTGGTTTGCCGGCAGATCCACCCTGGGCGAAGGCTTCACAGCCACTACAACGTCCTGCGTATTGGTACATCCATTGGCATCAAGCAGGAACTGATAGGTATAATCCAAGGATGCAGTAGTATTGTTTTTCAGCACCTCATTGATAACATTGGTCGAAGCACTGCTATTACCAGGCGTTCTGGTCCATTTATAATCCACATTGTTAACATCGCTGGTTGCAGTATAATTGAAATTTGAATTATCACAAATAGCTGTCGGCTTAAGCGCGCTTGTCAACACCGGCTTAGGATGAACCTCCAGTACAACATCCGCCTCATTGGT
This window encodes:
- a CDS encoding ligand-binding sensor domain-containing protein, which codes for MRKKRYISLALSLVMAGIAVAQQYNFRHYQVENGLSNNAVICMLQDSSHFMWFGTKDGLNRFDGYRFKVFRHQPRNNRSIGSNFIHCLSEGANGFLWVGTDKGIYRYNAVSESFEKLSNQVTGVISDLKAGSNGSLWFIMNQMLYCYQPSKNHFVFFDPARYGFFTSLSPLPGGSLCLSTPDGLVKHYDPVTGTMRSTDMFSHSQPTSSRWIERVYAIDNTNILIATSNQGAKWLNLSGSTYTDILTRENNTDLFVRNFLKVSDSTVWIASESGIFVYNLHNHQYANLKKAYNNPFSLSDNAVYSFCKDEEGGIWAGTYFGGANYYPMQRSAFQRMFPMPDQNSLSGNVVREITEDRYGNIWIGTEDAGLNKLSSKTGLLSSYLPTGKKGSIAYTNIHGLLADGDYLWIGTFEHGLDVMDIPTGKIIHHYSKGNRPGDLQSNFIHCITKTKQGEILLGTTIGAYRFNSHNHTFTPITSMPVNNWYSYIKQASDGTLWAATYGNGIRFFNPATGRSGNFICRQDAKGTLPDNRVNSIYEDSRKQLWFASEGGLSKWNARDSSFRNYTTADGLPTDYVLSILEDSSSNIWISTSKGLAMLSAATDKFTVYTTANGLLSDQFNFNSAYRNANGKMYFGSVKGLTTFQPDLFSDNPFVPPVFITGIEVFNQELVIGDKDSPLKKSISYTSSISLPYDQSTISIDFAALGFSAPEMIAYAYRMKGLDDDWVYLSKNRKAFFTRLKPGNYVFEVKAAASNGRWSPTPTRLEVEIRPPWWATNWAYFIYILLGASAFIYILRAYHQYTEAKNKRKYEQLEAAKEKEIFTAKIEFFTNVAHEIKTPLSLIKGPLEKIMKKAEGITDIANNLGIMERNTNRLIDLTNQLLDFRQTEINSFRLNFIHVNISELLEETFNSFRPLAEEKGLRYHIRYPSQQVFAYIDTDAFKKILYNLFSNALKYASRQASIHLYEIAENDTFFRITFQNDGFTIPVDMRDKIFEPFFRMQETATEQGTGIGLTLSRSLAQLHGGAIIVSSNPGGGNVFSLQLPLQQQNES
- a CDS encoding SusC/RagA family TonB-linked outer membrane protein gives rise to the protein MKESFVQRSRFKMVYWLYACLFFLPVLLQAQATSRVSGTVTNEKGDPVSAATVSIKGTTQAVITDDQGHFNIAASRGQVLVISYIGYADKEVTVAGNTNITVSLASRLETLEDVVVIGYGAQRKKDLTGSVAVVSPKEMKKVAASDVGQMLQGRAAGINVTSDGQPGAMPVIKIRGTTSFGDQTPLYVVDGVMLLNPPRDFSPNDIESIQILKDGTAAAIYGATGANGVVIITTKQGKKNAPLRVDYNGYYGLDRVAQKIPVANRVGYQMLNNESQLNGGQTVAPANDPQNPRYINNVDVDWQKEGLKTGHRMNHNLNLSGGGANVTYNASLDYFKQEGTFVGNGPDYNRYTARFNSTQEKGIFKFGQSISYTHSKENTLTYRTDVLTGGRPPLINDMVINIPTMKVYDPEMPQGYGGTQSDLQRAISLNVVAINKLFTNFTEVDRTFGVAWAEAQLIKSGGHSLKYKVNVSYDKTIARDFLYQPVFDLGFFFKQNTSRLDDNSRVYTNGLFENFLTYDKSFGKHTINVVTGTSYTKNSTLNRYAHSENVDPDYPVLDNGDNRTTSGYRDEFTFFGIFGRVNYSYGDKYLLTANIRRDGSSRFAPENKYGYFPGVSAGWRISNEEFIHLPSFISELKLRGGWGQLGNANIRNYGYQAYLNPNIVYSFAGTRVIGGLQTAVVDPNIRWETKTTSNVGFDAVFLNGKFDLTAEYYNNKSTDLLVDVPIPGSVGSTNTAVLTNAASLRNRGVEIAAGYHKRKGAFTFDINANFTTLSNKVLQLGGNESQRIVGGFITKVGHTMGQHYGWVTDGIFQNQADIDNSPFQNAATAPGDFKFKDLSGPEGKPDGIIDAYDRTTLGNSLPKYYFGLTFSAAYKGFDFTLFTSGSGGFVINSSLYRALMHTTDYINYHEDALNRWTPQNPNNEYSRLVANDPNQNGRDSDRKGWLQKGDYLRLNTVSLGYTLPKQFTGKAVSSLRVYVTAQNVYTFQGYKSFNPDYAQSRVWEPGYDAGSYPTPRTIMFGVQASF
- a CDS encoding response regulator transcription factor, which codes for MKATILLVEDNKEMLDFVADDLSEKYQVLKAFNGRQALEILKDEVVQMIISDVMMPEIDGFELCRTIKSSFEYSHIPVILLTARNTLQSKIQGLELGADAYIEKPFSPEYLHVQIANLLSNRDKIKEYFAQSPLIHIKSIAHSKSDELFLEKLNETICDNIEDEELDVEKLARIMAMSRPTLYRKIKSISNLTANELINITRLKKAAELLAADDYKIYEVATMVGFTSQTTFGRSFLKQFGMSPSAYQQNAKGNTAEN